DNA sequence from the Parasphaerochaeta coccoides DSM 17374 genome:
GAAGCAGATCGAGTCACTGGGAGTAAAGAGCATTGCCTTGAAGTGCGATGTCTCCAAAAGCTCCGACATTGCCTCTGTCGTAGCGGAAGTGAAGAAGCAGTTCGGCAGAATTGACATCTTGGTGAACAACGCAGGCATAGCTCTTGCCGGTCCTGCCGAGGCCCAGGACGATGAGCTGTGGACGACCATGATGAACGTCAACATCAACGGTGTATATTACTTTGCCCGTGAAGCTGGCAAAGTGATGCTTGAGCAGAAGTATGGCAAGATCATCAACATCGGCTCAATCCACAGCACTGTTGCCATGAAGGGGCTGCCTCTTACCGCGTATTGTACCACAAAGGGTGGCGTAGAGATGCTGACGAAGGCTTTGGCAAACGAATGGGCTAAGAAGGGTATCACTGTCAACGCCATCGGACCTGCCTACTTCCCCAGCGAAATGACAGGCGGCTTGCTGGCCAATGAAGGCATGCGTCAGCTCATTGAGACTTCTTGTCCTATGGGGCGTCCCGGACGTGACGGGGAATTGGACGGTGCTTTGATTTACTTTGCCTCCGATGCTTCGTCCTACACCACCGGACAATTGCTCACCGTAGATGGTGGCTGGACGACCATCTAGATTTCATGCAGACATCATGAATTTCGACATTAGGATGACAGACCGGTCCACGTGGCCGGTCTTTTTCTCATTGTCTATATTTTTCCATTTTACACGCTTAAAAACGAATCAATAGACAATATTAACATCTAAAATCACCAAATAACCCGAAAGTATTATATGGTTTTCTCTGCTTTTCCTGCAAAATCATACCTTTGGGTAATAGCTTTCTGACGTCAGTACGTTTATACTATTTTCTAATTACTACCATATGCGTAAGCTGGCATGTCATCATCTTCTTCACGGAGAAAG
Encoded proteins:
- a CDS encoding SDR family oxidoreductase, translated to MGLFDLTGKKAIVTGASSGLGVQFALALARQGADVAVVARRVEKLQDVQKQIESLGVKSIALKCDVSKSSDIASVVAEVKKQFGRIDILVNNAGIALAGPAEAQDDELWTTMMNVNINGVYYFAREAGKVMLEQKYGKIINIGSIHSTVAMKGLPLTAYCTTKGGVEMLTKALANEWAKKGITVNAIGPAYFPSEMTGGLLANEGMRQLIETSCPMGRPGRDGELDGALIYFASDASSYTTGQLLTVDGGWTTI